The DNA segment CCGAATGCGGCGCGCTCCCCATCCAGCTCCCCGGGTTCATTGCCAGGTTGGGGCCGATCGTGACGGGCATGGCCTGCAGGTACAACATCGCCTCGTCCAGCGTCAGCATCTCGTTGAATGCGGGCTCCACCTGCAGGCGAAGCCCTCCAAAGTACGTGCCGGCGGGAGCGATGAGCTGTACGCCGCTCGCATAGAAGGCGGCTGTATACTGGAAGTCCTGGTTCCCGAGAACTGCCGTGGACGTGAACGGTGTCGCGGCGGAACCGTTATCGCACGACGTCATGCAGGCTCCATACTGCACGGCGGGCTCACCGGGGGCGATGGCGCTGGCCAGCGGGCCAGCGAAAGCGTTCCAGACCGTGTTCGCCGTGCTGACGTTGCCGAAAAGCTGCGACACCAGCGGCCGCAGCGAAACGAAGTTGTGCGGGTTGGCGGGATTGTCGGCCTTGTACAGCGCAAGGGCGCTCTCGTGCGCGAATACCATTGAGCCAACCATGCCGTAAACCTGCTGCATGAGCTGAAGCGTGAGGGTGTACTGCGTCTGGCCCACGAAGCCCGGCATTCCGTTCGCGGCGGCGGCCTGGCAGACACGTTGCCAAATGGTCAGGATCGGCGGGTCGGCAGAGGAGCCTCCCGAGAGGAAGAGGTTCCCCAGGATGCTCAACTGTGACGAGAGGATCGTCAGCGCGCCCGATTCCAGGCCGTTACCGACACCCGTTTCGCACCACCGGACAAGGGGCATCTCCACCCCCGCCTGCACAATGCGATGAGTGGGAGTGAGGGTTGCAAGTTGTTCCAACAGTGGCAGAGAGGCGGCTTGAATGCTCTCTAGTTCCAGTATCCTGGCGCTCCACTGCTCTTGGTACGTGCTGTTGTTTACGGCTGTCACGACCTGGGCCATGCCTTGCGAGAAGACGTTGTCCAGCGAGCCGATTGCCGCCACGATCGATGACATGCCATCGTTGCCCGTCAGAATGTCAAAGACTTTCGATGCATCTTCAATGGCTCCCGCGAGGGTGCTGAACGACTTCGCGATCGAGACGATGTTGCTGAAAGCCGGCATTGATATGCCTTTGGGCAGAAGGGGGCGAGAACGGCAAGAGGGAAGCGAACGGGACAGCCCTGGAACCTGGAGCGGCGTAGGATGAATTCGAACGCAGTCCCATGTATTGGCGGCAAAGAGCGTAATCATATGTTTTCTCCCAAGCCATGTCAATTGGCCAGACGGAGCCTCCGGCAGTCGCAGAGTGGGATCCGACAGGGGCGGCATTCTGCATCCGAGGAGATCGGAAGGCTCACCCGGCAAGCACGAGTTCGTGCGGTGCGCGGGGCGCGGGAGCACAACCTGAAGACGGGGAGGAAGGCGGCCGCGTGGTCGCTGCCGGCCCGCCGTTGCAGGTAGCAAAATCACCGAAGAGCCGCACCGCGCCGTACCTGGCGCGGGTGCTGGGGTAACGGACGGGGGCGGCGAATCCCCCTGAACGGCAGGCGGATTCAGGAAAAGATGGGTTTCACGCGGAGAAGCGGAGGAGCAGAGGGAGAATTCCTCTGTTTCTCTGCTCTCTCCGTGTGATACGAAATCCGGGAGAAGGATCGGTGCATCCGACCCACTCACGTGCTGCCGCGCTCACAGATCCTTCGGCCTGCAAGGTGTTGTGCTGATGCGGGTTGCAGTGTGGCCGGCCTCAGGATGACGCCAGGTGGGTGCAGTGCGGATGCAGAAGCTGATCTCCCGGATCCGGGATGAGACCAGCCTTCCAGCGGCGTCAGGACGCGCCGCCGTCCAGCTCGCGCGTCATCTCGATCATCGTGCGGCGGAAGCCGGCGCGGGCGAAGAGGCGCTGCGCGGACTCGTTCCGCTCCGCCGTGGAGAGCACCACGCGGGGCGCGCCGCGGGCCCGGAGCGCCGCCAGCGTGGCGTCGAGCAGCATCCGGCCGATGCCTTGGCCGCGATGGGCGGGATCGACCACGATGTCGTACAGCACGCCGGCCGGCCCGCGCAGCGCCATGTAGTCGTTCCCCTCGACGCCCGCGAAGGTGTAGCCGAGCACCTCGCCGCCGCGCTCCGCGACCAGGATCGCGACGTCCGGCTCCGCGAGCTGCGTCGCGAAGAACGAGGCGTACAGGTGACCGGTTTCCGGCGTGGCGGCGATGAAGCGCTGCGGATCGAAACCGTGGTGCATCCGCACCAGCATCGCGCCGAGCCGGCCGACGGCCGGGAGGTCGGCGGGCACCGCGGGGCGGATGACGACGTCCGGAACGCCGGACCGGCCGGGCGGCGCGGCGCTCAAGCCGTCTTCGTCTCCACGCGGTAGCGCAGCCACAGGACGTCGTCCGCGCGCCGCTCCACCGACTCCAGCGCGAGCCGGTACCGTGTGTCGTGGCCGGCGTCGAGGTCGAAGAGCGCCGGCGTTCCCATCCGCCCGTCCGCCACCGGCGCGAGCAGCAGGCTCACCTCGTCGATCAGCCCCGCGCTCAGCATCCCGCCGTTGATGCGGCCGCCGCCCTCCAGCATCAGCGTGCGCACGCCGAACTGCCGGCCGATCTTCTCCAGCGCGAGCGGCAGGTCCACTTCGCGCGCCCCTGCGAGGAGGTACGACACGCCGCGCTCGCGCAGGAAGGCGAGGTACTCGTCCGACACGCGCTCGGAGAGGACGGCCACGACGTGGTCGCCGCCGATGTCGTTCGTATCCCACGCCAGGCGCCCGCCGGCGTCGGCGGCGAAGGCGAAGGACTGGTGCTCGCCCGGCGCGCGGAAGTCCTCGCGCGGCGGGCCGTGGTGCTCGCGCGCGATCTCGTCATCGGACCGTACGCCCTGCGCGAAGTGCTGCTCCATCGTCACGCGGCCGCAGAGCCACGCGTTGGAATCGTAGCCCTCGTGCACGAGCTCGTACTGCCGCCGCCCCTCGCCGGAGAGCGGCCAGCCGTCGGTGAGGATGCGCCCGTCGAGCGACGCCAGCATGTGGCAGATCACGCGCGGGCGGCGCGGTTCCGGCGCCGTCATCGGTCCACCGTGGCCATCTGCTTCTCGTTGTAGCGCGGCCCGCTGATCTTCTCCGGCGCCAGCGCGGCATCCAGCTCCGCCATCTCCCCGCTCGTGAGCGACACGTCCGCCGCGCCTACGTTCTCCTCCAGATAGCTCCGCCGCTTGGTCCCGGGGATCGGCACGATGTCGTCGCCCTTGTGCAGCAGCCAGGCGAGCGCGATCTGCCCCGGCGCCGCGCCCTTCCGCACGGCCAGCTCGCGCACCGCCGACGCGGCCCGCACGTTGGCGTCGAAGTTCTCGCCCTGGTACCGCGGGTCGCGGTGGCGGAAGTCGCTCGCCGGGTACTCCTCCGCCCGCTTCACGGCGCCGGTGAGGAAGCCGCGGCCGAGCGGCGCGAAGGGGACCAGGCCGATCCCCAGCTCGCGCAGCAAGGGGATGATGCGCGGCTCCAGGTTGCGCTCCCACAGCGAGTACTCGCTCTGCAGCGCGGAGATCGGGTGCACGGCGTGCGCGCGGCGGATGGTCTGCTCGCCCGCCTCGGAAAGGCCGAGGAAGCGCACCTTCCCCTCGCGCACCAGGCCGGCCATCGTGCCGACCACGTCCTCGATCGGGACGTTCGGATCGACCCGATGCTGGTAGAGGAGGTCGATGCGGTCCGTCCGCAGCCGCCGGAGCGAGCCCTCCACGGCCTCGCGGATGTGCGCCGGCCGGCTGTCCACCCCCGCCATCGCGCCGTTCTCGATCCGGAAGCCGAACTTGGTGGCGATCACCACGCGGTCGCGCGCGCCGCCGCCGAGCTCGTCCAGCGCGCGGGCCAGCAGCTCCTCGTTCACGAACGGGCCGTAGACTTCCGCCGTGTCCAGGAAGGTGCACCCCAGCTCGATGGCGCGGTGGATGGTGGCGATGGACTCGCGCTCGTCGCGCTCCTCGGCGGTGCCATACGCCTGGCTCATCCCCATCAGGCCGAGGCCGATCGAGGAAGCGGCCAGTCCCTGCGTGCCCAGCTTGCGTGTGGTCAGCATGTCGTCGCGAACGGTCAGGGTTTGCGGGGCGCGGCCTGGTACTGCGCGTCGGTGACGTGCTCCATCCAGTCGACCGCCTTGCCGTCCAGCGCCTCGTTGATGGCGATGTGCTGCATGGCCGCCGACGCCGAAGCGCCGTGCCAGTGCTTCTCGCCCGGCGCGAACCATACCACGTCGCCCGGACGGATCTCCTCGACCGGGCCGCCCTCGCGCTGCGCCCAGCCCAGGCCGAAGGTCACGACCAGCGTCTGGCCGAGCGGATGGGTGTGCCACGCGGTGCGCGCGCCGGGCTCGAAGGTAACGGCGTTGCCGGCCGCGCGCGCCGGCGCCTCGGCGCCGAACAGCGGATCGATCCGCACGGTGCCGGTGAACCAGTCGGCCGGACCCTTCGCCGAGGGCCGCGAGCCGCTTCGCATGATCTCCATCTTCCGTCTCCCTGTTCTGTTGTGCCGTGCGCCGCGTCAGCGGCCGACGCGCTGCTGCAGGTGCGCGGGGTAGCGGTCGCCCTGCACCGTGATCTTCGCGGCGGCGGCGTCGATCTCCCGCAGGTCCCCGGCCGTGATCGCTACCTTCGCGAAGCCCTGAAGCTAGTCTGCCTCGATCGTTCGATAAATCAGCGCTGGCTTCACACCTTGGCAACCGCTTCTTGACAGTGATATGACAGCGCCTTCTCGCCGGTGACCGCGCAACCGCCTGCACGGTGGATCAGAGCGGCCCCGGCGAGCGAACTCGCCGGGGCCGAAGGGTTCGCTGGCCGATCGATGCGCCAGCCGTCCGCGCCTTGACGTTGGCGACGGACCGCGAGCACGATGGATACAATGCGGCCCCGGCGAGCCTTCTCGCCGGGGCCGAAGCCATCGCCGAGTCGAACGAGTTCACGCGGCGCGTCGCGCGAAGCCACGGCTGAATTGCTGTCCCGACTGCACGATCCATCGGACGCTGCGCGCGTGCTTCGCCCCGCTACGGGACCAGCAGGGCCTTGATGGCGCGGCGCTCGTCCATGGCGCGGTAGCCCTCGGCCACCTGGTCCAGCGGCAGCGTCAGGTCGAACACCTTGCCGGGATTGATCCTGCCGGTCCAGATCAGGTCGATCAGGTGGGGGAGGTAGCGCCGGACCGGGGCGGGGCCGCCGAGCAGGTGGACCTCCGCGAAGAACAGCTCCAGGCCGGGGATCTCCACGCCGTGGGCGACCCCGACGAAGCCCACGTGCCCGCCGGGGCGGGTGGAGCGGATCGCCTGCATCATCGACTCCTGCGTCCCCACCGCCTCGATCACCGAGTGCGCGCCCAGTCCGCCGGTCAGGTCCCTGATGCGGGCCACGCCCTCGTCCCCCCGCTCGGTCACGATGTCGGTGGCGCCGAACTCCACCCCGAGCTTCTGCCGGTCCTCATGGCGGCTCATCAGGACGATGCGCTCCGCGCCCATCTGCTTCGCGGAGAGCACGCCCAGCAGCCCGACCGCGCCGTCGCCGATCACCACCACCGTCTTGCCGGGGCCCGCCGCGGCGGCGTCGGCGGCGAACCAGCCCGTGCCCAGGACGTCGGAGGCCGCCAGCAGGCTCGGGACCAGGTCGCCGGAGGGGAGTTCCGGCGTGGCGACCAGGGTGCCGTCGGCCAGCGGCACGCGCAGGAAGGGCGCCTGCGCGCCCAGCGCGCCGATGGGCTGGGCCTGCACGCACCGGCCCTGGTAGCCCGCCCGGCAGATGGGGCAGGTGTTGTCGGAGGCGAAGAACGAGCCGACCACGAACTGGCCCGGCCTGACGTTCCGCACGTCGCGGCCGACCTCCTCGACGATGCCCACGTACTCGTGGCCCATCGGCTGCGGCCCGGGGAACGTCTCGATTCCGCGCCAGGGCCACAGGTCGGAGCCGCAGACGCAGGCGGCCGTGACGCGGAGAATCGCGTCCGTCGGCTCGATGATCTTCGGGTCGGGGCGCTCCTCGAAGCGCACGTCGCCCGGTCCGTAGAGAACGGCTCCCTTCATCTCGATCCACTCCCATCGTTCACTGGTGATCGTGGCCAGCGCGGGCTCGCGCCGGCCACGCAGGCCGCTCGATCTCCGTCCGCCGCCACCCCCGCCGGGAATTTCGTTCGTGCATCCTCGCCGCATCAACTCGACGTCATCCTGAGGCCGCCCACAGCGTAACCAGCGTCCACACAGGAGGTTGCAGGCCGAAGGATCTATCGCCTCCGCAGCACGTGATTCAGCGAGATGCACCGACTCTTCTGCCGGATGCGGTATCAATCGTGGTCGAGCGTGGTCGAAAGTTCCGGGAACGCCTCGGCCTGCTGGCGGAGCAGGCCGGCTTTCCGGATGACCGCCTGGACGGCGTCGGCGCCGGCGACCCACCGCTCGGGCGGCGCGGGCAAGTCCAGCAGCGTGACCAGGGCGCGGCCGAGCTTGGCCGGGTCGCCCGACTGCCTGCCGTTCATCCCTTCCCACATGGGGATGATCTCCGCGGTGCGCGGCGCGTAGTCGCCGATCGACAGCGCCGGCAGGAGCGTCGACTCCTTCTCGAGCAGCCTGGTGCGGAAGAACCCCGGCTCCACGACCGTCGTGGTGATGCCGTAGGGCGCCACCTCGGGGCGCAGCGCCTCCATCCACCCCTCGACCGCGTACTTCGAGGCCGCGTACGCGGAGGTGAACTCCCCGGCGGCCACACCGGCGGTCGAGGAGATGGTGACGACCTGGCCGCCGCGCTGCCGGCGCATCACCGGAAGCACGGCGCGGGTGACGTTGAGCGTGCCGAAGAGGTTGACCTCGATCTGCGCCCGGAACTGCCCGGGGCTGATCTCCTCGAAGCAGCCGGCCTGGAAGTTGGCGGCGTTGTTGACCAGCACGTCGATGCGGCCGAACCGCCCGACCGCCGCCGCTACGGCAGCCTCGGCGTCCGCCGGAATGGTGATGTCGAGCTTCAGCGCCAGCAGGTTCTCCGCCTTGCCGACCGCTTCGGTGACGGCCTCGGGACGGCGGCCGGTGGCGACCACCCGGTGCCCCGCGGCCAGCGCCGCGCGGGCGATGTCGACACCCATGCCACGTCCGGCGCCGGTGATGAAGTAGACCTTGCTCATTCCTGCCTCCTGGTCGGTTCGCGGTGGGGCCGAGTCCCTCACTCCAGCCGCGGCCGCAAAGCGGTTGCCTGATTCGACGCAGAAAGCTATGTCAGTGACTGTCGCGGATAAACGAGACAGCGGTTCGCACCCTGATGCCCTCAGGTTGACAATGCCGGATATCACGGACGGCGTCCCGGAGTTCGTCGCGGTGGTGGAAGCGAAGGGCTTCCGCGCCGCGGGACGGCAGCTGGGCGTGAGCGGGACGGCGCTGAGCAAGGCGCTGCGGCAGCTGGAGCAGCGCCTCGGCGTCACGCTCCTCCTGCGGACCACGCGCAGCGTGCGGCTGACCGAGGCGGGAGAACGGTTCTACGCGGCTTCGCGCCAGGCGCTGGACGGGCTGCGGGCGGCCGCGGAGGCGGTGGGAGAGCTGGCGGACGAGCCCCGGGGGACGCTGCGGCTGAACATCAGCAGCGGAGCGGAGGGGTTCCTGCGCGGGCCCGCGCTCGCGGCGTTCCTCCAGGCGTACCCCCAGGTCCGGCTCGACATCATCGTCGACGAGGACGTGAGCGACATCGTGGCGGCCGGCTACGACGCAGGCGTCCGGCTGGGCGAGGTGATCGAGCAGGACATGATCGCCGTGCCCGCGTCGGGCCCGCAGCGGATGGTGGTGGTCGGGTCGCCCGCGTACTTCGCGACACGCCCGATGCCGGAGCACCCCCGCGACCTTGCCGGGCATGCGTGCATCAACTGGCGGCCGGGTCCGGATGCGCCGCCGTACCGCTGGGAGTTCACCGAGCCCCGCGGCGGCGACTTCTCCGTCGCGGTGCCGGCCCGGGTGGTCGCCAACGACTTCTCGCTGATGATGCGGCTGGTGACGGCGGGGCTGGGGGTGACCATCGGGATGGGGGACGGAGTGCGGCCGTACCTGGACCGCGGCGAGGTGGTTGCCGTGCTGGAGGAGTTCTGCCCGCCGTTCGCGGGCTACTACCTGTACTATCCCCAGCGGCGGCAGGCCTCGCCGGCCCTCCGCGCGCTCATCGACTACCTGCTCCGCATCCGGCAGGCGCGGTGAGCCCTGCGTCCCCGGATTGGAAATCCGGGGCAACAACCGCACAAAGTCCCTGCGGGACTGCCAGGCTGCATCCGGGCTCGCCGTAGGCACAGGTGCCGCGCATCCGCGCGGTCGACAGCCGTGTCGAATTCCGGGATCCCCGTTCGTCGCCCGTGTGACGCAGCGAGCATCGACCCTGACCGGAGAGGCCCCCAATGAGAAAGCTGATCGTTTCCGAGTTCGTGACCCTGGACGGCGTGATGCAGGCGCCCGGCGGCAAGGACGAGGATACCGACGGAGGATTCGAGCACGGCGGCTGGACGCTCCCCTACTGGCACGACGACATCGGGAAGACCTTCTTCGAGCTGATGCAGGGTTGCGATGCGTTCCTCCTGGGCCGCCGCACGTACGTCACCCACGCGGAGGCGTTCGAGCCGATGCCGGCGGGCGATTTCTTCGGCGACATGATGAACGCCCCGAAGAAGTACGTCGTCTCGGCGACCCTTCAGCAGCCCATCTGGCGCGACACCACCATCATCCGCGACAACGTGATCGAGTCGGTGCGCGCGCTGAAGGAGCAGCCCGGCGGGAACATCCTGACGGACGGCAGCAGCCAGCTCGTGCACGCCCTGCTGGAGCACGGCCTGGTGGACGAGCTGCACCTGCTCGTCTACCCCATCACGCTCGGAAGCGGCAAGCGGGTGCTGCCGGACGGCGTGCACGCGACGTTCGAGCTGAAGTCCGCGACGCCCTACCCGACCGGCGTGGTCGGCCTCCACTACGCGCTGCGGCGGTAATCCCTGCGAGAGGGGTTGACGCCTCTCCGGAAAGCTAAATACCGTATAGCGACACGATCTGACACGCCTGAACCTGGGAGGTGCCGCATGCGGATGAATCTGGACCTGGAGGCGCTGCACGTGGAGACTACCGTGATGCAGCCGGATTTCACGGGGCTGGATGGCCGGGACGGTTTCGACGGCGGGTACGCCGCGTCGATCCTGTGGGACACGCAGACGCGCCCGATCGAGAGACCGAACACCAACTCGTCGCCGTGCATCGCCTGAGTTGCGTCCCGGTGTGATACGAAACGGCCCCGGCGAGATCTCTCGCCGGGGCCGAAGCTTTCGCCGCGCGGATCATCGAGCCGCCGCCCGATCGAGCCCGCCGTTGGCGGCTCCCGGCATCGCCCCGTAGCTTTCGCCGCCCGTCCGCTGCCCGGCTTTCATCAGCCGGGTGGATCCGTATCCCCCGCACACGCACCCACATGCGCACACGTCATCTGCCTCTCCTGCTGCTCCCGCTGCTCGCCGCCTGCCAGCCGCGGACGTCGCCCGCCCCGTCCGCGACCGGGGCCGCGGCGGCCGGAGCGCGTGAAACCACCGCGCAGGAGCGGGCCGCGGTGCTCGCGTCGCTCCAGGGCTTCATGGACGCGCTGCGGATGAAGGACACCACGGCGATGAGCCAGCACGTGGACTCGCTCACGCGCATCACGCTGATCCGCCCGGCGCGCGACGGCGGAACGCGCGTGGTGGTGCTGACCGCCGCGCAGTTCATCCACGCGGTCACGCAGCCGAACCAGCCGGGGATCGACGAGCCCATCCGCAACCCGGTGGTCCACGTGAGCGGCGACCTGGCCACGGTCTGGGCCGAATACCAGGTCCGGCGCGACGGCACCGTCACGCACTGCGGCTTCGACGCCTTCCACCTGACCCGGCGCGACGGGCGCTGGAAGCTCCTGAACATCAGCGACACCTACCAGCAGACGGGGTGCGGCCCCGCGTGGCCGCGCTGACTCTCGTCCAGGCCGCACGCCACCACGGGTGCTGTCATACCGGATCTGGCAATCACCCGTGCCACCAATGCCCAGAGAGACGTCGTCCTGAGTCGAACACCGCGCTTCGCGCGACCACGATGGATGAAAGGGCGGCGTCCTCCGGGACCGGAACTCGTCGCCGAGCCGAACAGCCTCGCGCAGTTTGCGAGGCTTCCCGTAGTTGTTGCTGCGACTTCTTCAGTCGCCGGTGAGGGAGGCAAGGCCGCGAACTTTCTATCTATTCAGGCCGGCCAACTGTCGTTGCCTCCGCACGAACGGTTGCAGGCCGAAGGATCTACAGGCGAGTCGCACGTGCGCTGCCGGATTGCGCGATCGATCCCCGAAATCGGGATCACCATGAAGGCCCGGCACCGAGCTTCGGCGCCGGGCCTTCGTGCGTTGCCGCCGGCTCGCTGGTCCCGCGCCGCGGCGGGTGCTAGCATGCGTGGCATGACCGAGACGACCATCCTGGTGATCGACGACGAGCCGCAGATCCGGCGCGTGGTGCGGAACGCGCTGGAGGGCGACGCGGTGCGCGTGCTGGAGGCGGCCACCGGGCGCGAGGGAATGGACCGCGCGGCGGCGGAGCGCCCCGACCTGATCGTGCTGGACCTGGGGCTCCCGGACGTGGCGGGCGCCAGCGTGTGCGCGGAGATCCGCGGCTGGTCGTCGGCGCCCATCGTGGTGCTGTCGGCGCGGCACTCCGAGCACGAGAAGGTGGCGCTGCTGGACGCGGGGGCGGACGACTACGTGACCAAGCCGTTCAGCCCCGCCGAGCTGCGGGCCCGCGTGCGCGCCCAGCTGCGGCGCTCGCGCGCGGAGCCCCGCGCGGGCGGCGGCGGCCCGGTGGAGCTGGACGGGCTCCGGATCGACCTGGCGCGGCGCGTCCTCTCGAAGGACGGGGGAGAGGTCCACCTCACCCCCACCGAGTGGGACCTGCTCCGCGCCTTCGTGTCGAACGCCGGGCGCACGCTCACGCACGA comes from the Longimicrobium sp. genome and includes:
- a CDS encoding GNAT family N-acetyltransferase, whose translation is MSAAPPGRSGVPDVVIRPAVPADLPAVGRLGAMLVRMHHGFDPQRFIAATPETGHLYASFFATQLAEPDVAILVAERGGEVLGYTFAGVEGNDYMALRGPAGVLYDIVVDPAHRGQGIGRMLLDATLAALRARGAPRVVLSTAERNESAQRLFARAGFRRTMIEMTRELDGGAS
- a CDS encoding RibD family protein, whose translation is MTAPEPRRPRVICHMLASLDGRILTDGWPLSGEGRRQYELVHEGYDSNAWLCGRVTMEQHFAQGVRSDDEIAREHHGPPREDFRAPGEHQSFAFAADAGGRLAWDTNDIGGDHVVAVLSERVSDEYLAFLRERGVSYLLAGAREVDLPLALEKIGRQFGVRTLMLEGGGRINGGMLSAGLIDEVSLLLAPVADGRMGTPALFDLDAGHDTRYRLALESVERRADDVLWLRYRVETKTA
- a CDS encoding aldo/keto reductase — protein: MLTTRKLGTQGLAASSIGLGLMGMSQAYGTAEERDERESIATIHRAIELGCTFLDTAEVYGPFVNEELLARALDELGGGARDRVVIATKFGFRIENGAMAGVDSRPAHIREAVEGSLRRLRTDRIDLLYQHRVDPNVPIEDVVGTMAGLVREGKVRFLGLSEAGEQTIRRAHAVHPISALQSEYSLWERNLEPRIIPLLRELGIGLVPFAPLGRGFLTGAVKRAEEYPASDFRHRDPRYQGENFDANVRAASAVRELAVRKGAAPGQIALAWLLHKGDDIVPIPGTKRRSYLEENVGAADVSLTSGEMAELDAALAPEKISGPRYNEKQMATVDR
- a CDS encoding (R)-mandelonitrile lyase; translated protein: MEIMRSGSRPSAKGPADWFTGTVRIDPLFGAEAPARAAGNAVTFEPGARTAWHTHPLGQTLVVTFGLGWAQREGGPVEEIRPGDVVWFAPGEKHWHGASASAAMQHIAINEALDGKAVDWMEHVTDAQYQAAPRKP
- a CDS encoding zinc-dependent alcohol dehydrogenase family protein, which encodes MKGAVLYGPGDVRFEERPDPKIIEPTDAILRVTAACVCGSDLWPWRGIETFPGPQPMGHEYVGIVEEVGRDVRNVRPGQFVVGSFFASDNTCPICRAGYQGRCVQAQPIGALGAQAPFLRVPLADGTLVATPELPSGDLVPSLLAASDVLGTGWFAADAAAAGPGKTVVVIGDGAVGLLGVLSAKQMGAERIVLMSRHEDRQKLGVEFGATDIVTERGDEGVARIRDLTGGLGAHSVIEAVGTQESMMQAIRSTRPGGHVGFVGVAHGVEIPGLELFFAEVHLLGGPAPVRRYLPHLIDLIWTGRINPGKVFDLTLPLDQVAEGYRAMDERRAIKALLVP
- a CDS encoding SDR family oxidoreductase, which codes for MSKVYFITGAGRGMGVDIARAALAAGHRVVATGRRPEAVTEAVGKAENLLALKLDITIPADAEAAVAAAVGRFGRIDVLVNNAANFQAGCFEEISPGQFRAQIEVNLFGTLNVTRAVLPVMRRQRGGQVVTISSTAGVAAGEFTSAYAASKYAVEGWMEALRPEVAPYGITTTVVEPGFFRTRLLEKESTLLPALSIGDYAPRTAEIIPMWEGMNGRQSGDPAKLGRALVTLLDLPAPPERWVAGADAVQAVIRKAGLLRQQAEAFPELSTTLDHD
- a CDS encoding LysR family transcriptional regulator; the encoded protein is MPDITDGVPEFVAVVEAKGFRAAGRQLGVSGTALSKALRQLEQRLGVTLLLRTTRSVRLTEAGERFYAASRQALDGLRAAAEAVGELADEPRGTLRLNISSGAEGFLRGPALAAFLQAYPQVRLDIIVDEDVSDIVAAGYDAGVRLGEVIEQDMIAVPASGPQRMVVVGSPAYFATRPMPEHPRDLAGHACINWRPGPDAPPYRWEFTEPRGGDFSVAVPARVVANDFSLMMRLVTAGLGVTIGMGDGVRPYLDRGEVVAVLEEFCPPFAGYYLYYPQRRQASPALRALIDYLLRIRQAR
- a CDS encoding dihydrofolate reductase family protein codes for the protein MRKLIVSEFVTLDGVMQAPGGKDEDTDGGFEHGGWTLPYWHDDIGKTFFELMQGCDAFLLGRRTYVTHAEAFEPMPAGDFFGDMMNAPKKYVVSATLQQPIWRDTTIIRDNVIESVRALKEQPGGNILTDGSSQLVHALLEHGLVDELHLLVYPITLGSGKRVLPDGVHATFELKSATPYPTGVVGLHYALRR
- a CDS encoding response regulator transcription factor, with the translated sequence MTETTILVIDDEPQIRRVVRNALEGDAVRVLEAATGREGMDRAAAERPDLIVLDLGLPDVAGASVCAEIRGWSSAPIVVLSARHSEHEKVALLDAGADDYVTKPFSPAELRARVRAQLRRSRAEPRAGGGGPVELDGLRIDLARRVLSKDGGEVHLTPTEWDLLRAFVSNAGRTLTHDQIFRAVWGRAGGGDPQAYLRVHVANLRRKIERDSVRPALIVTEPGVGYRFRALD